The bacterium genome segment TCGACGTGCACCACCGCCACGCAGGCTATCCCCCGTCCTCCGGGGCGTGACGCCAGCGTGCGCTCGAGATCGGCCGCGTTCACCGCTCGGCCCCAGGGCGCTTCGACCCTAACCACCTCGGCGCCGATCCGGGTTGCGATCTCGACGATGCGATCGGCGAAGAACCCGGCGGCGCAGACGGCCAGTCCCTCGCCCGGTTTCACCATGTGCAGCAGCGCCGCCTCCATCCCGGCGGTCCCTGTACCCGAGACCGGCAGCGCCAGCTCGTTCTTGGTCTGGAACACGCGGCGCAGCAGAGCGACGGTCTCGTCCAGAATGAGGAGCATTTCGGGATCCATGTGCCCTAGCAGTGGCTGCGCAAGCGCCTCTGTGACCTCGGGAGGGAGCAGGCTTGGCCCGGAACCAAGAAGGATACGCTCGCTGGGAGTTGTGCTCATAGGTGCCTCCTTCTCCGGATACTATTCATTCTCCCCGCCGGGCGCCAATGCCTCGGCGCCCGGCTTCATGGCGCACTCGCGCAGGAACCGCGCCCCCTGCTCGGGCACCACGGGGTTGATGTAGAACCCAGAACCCCACTCGAACCCGGCGACCTGCGTCAGCCGCGGCATGATCTCTAGGTGCCAATGGTAGAAGTGCCCGGCGTGATCGGAATAGGGCGCGGTGTGCACGATGAAGTTGTACGGCGGGTTGTTCAGGCACGAGTGCAGCGCGTGCAGCGCCGTCCGCAGCGCCTCCGCGAACGGGAGGACGTCGTCCTCCCCCAGCGCCCCGAACGATGCCCGGTGCTCCTTGGGCATCAGCCAGGTCTCGAAGGGAAAGCGCGCCGCGTATGGCTGCAGCGCCACGAACCGCTCGTTCTCGAAAACGATCCGGTCGCGGGCCGCCAGTTCCTGCTCAATCAGGCGACAGAATACGCACACCCCGTTGCGACCGAAGTGTCGCTCGGCCGCTTCCAGCTCCTCGGCCGCCCGTTTGGGGATGACCGGCAGGGCGATGAGCTGCGAGTGCG includes the following:
- the galT gene encoding galactose-1-phosphate uridylyltransferase, whose product is MPELRTDPISGRWVIIATERAARPTDFATPPVEVNDLERCPFCSGREDRTPPEIFAVRNPGTARNAPGWQVRVVSNKFPALRIEGDTTRSSTGMFTRMDGVGAHEVIIETTDHHTHLGLMRVREVADVVRAYLQRYRDLDGDDRFEYALLFRNHGRAAGASLSHPHSQLIALPVIPKRAAEELEAAERHFGRNGVCVFCRLIEQELAARDRIVFENERFVALQPYAARFPFETWLMPKEHRASFGALGEDDVLPFAEALRTALHALHSCLNNPPYNFIVHTAPYSDHAGHFYHWHLEIMPRLTQVAGFEWGSGFYINPVVPEQGARFLRECAMKPGAEALAPGGENE